A stretch of DNA from Rhizobium sp. EC-SD404:
CGACCCATGGGCATCGGCGAGCCCCTCGATCAACGTCGCCTTCTCGCTGGACGGGACGAAATCGATCGTCTCGAAGTGGCTGCCGTCGCCGCGAGACCCGGCGTCATAGTTCATCGTATGGATCAAGGGCTGGGTGCGGCTCATGGCGCAGCGCGCTCCGTCATCACCGTGACGGTTTCGACGCCGAGGGAGCGCAAGCCGCTGGCGATCTGGATCAGGTCAGCAGCAGGCAGCGCGCGGTCGACGAGCAGTTTGGGTCGATCTTCAGCCGTCTCCGAGCCGGCGGAGGCGTGTTCGGCAGCCCAGGTCTCGAGCGTCGTCGGCTGACCGCGGAACCAGAGCGAGCCGTCGGCGCGGATCGCGAGCGTGTCGGCCGGCGCCGTCCGCTCGGCCTCGCTGGTGCTGATCATCGAGACTTCCCGATCGATCGGCGGCGTCAGGGAGCCGGCGACCAGGAAGAAGATGAGCATGAGGAACACCACGTTGATGAGCGTGATCGTGTTCTCGGGCGCAGCCTTTTTTTTCGGGACGGGCAGCTTCATTGCTTCTTTCCGATCGCCATCATCATTGCGCGACGCTCAAGGGGATATCGCTGGCGCTGCGGATCGCTTCGACAGCGCTGATCAGTTCCTGGGACTGCGCCTCGCCACGCACCAGGAGCACCGCCGATTCCGCACCATTGTCGGCAAGCCGCGAAACCTCTCCGGCGACCCCAGCCGCATCAGCAAAGGAAAGGCCGTTCACGCTCCATCCATCGTCGGCCAAGCGCACCAGAACGTCCGGCGTGCCGGATGAGCCTGTCGTGGCCTGCGCACCCGTCAGTTCCACTTCGGCGAACCGTGTGAACGTCGAGGACAGCATGAAAAACAACAGCAAAAGGAAGATCACGTCGATCAGTGACGTGAGTGACAATCGCCTAGCTCTTCGGACGGAGGCCTGGACACGCATCAGTAGGCAGCGCTCCGCGTGTCCACGGTCGATGCGAAATCGCGGTGCTGCTCCGTCTCATGTCCGTCACGCACACCGAGTGCGCGCGACGACAGGAAGGCGCCGGTCAGTGTCTCGACCGCTACGCGTTCGTTTTCGACACGGGACTCAAACCAGGTCAGAAGCAGCGAGACAGGCATCGCGACGGCAAGGCCGACGGCTGTCGTCAAAAGCGCGACCCAGATGCCGCCGGCAAGGATGGACGGATCGACGGCATTTCCGGCGCCCTGAAGGCTCTGGAACGCCTCGATCATGCCGAGAACCGTTCCGAACAGGCCAAGCAGCGGCGAAATCTGCGCGATGGCATCCATGGCACGGAAGCCACGTTGCAGTTTATGCAAGCGGTCGACGGCGGTGCGGCTGACCTCTTCCTCGATCGCCGATTTTGACACCGCGCGACGCACGGAAAGCCGCATGGCCGTGACC
This window harbors:
- a CDS encoding biopolymer transporter ExbD, producing MSLTSLIDVIFLLLLFFMLSSTFTRFAEVELTGAQATTGSSGTPDVLVRLADDGWSVNGLSFADAAGVAGEVSRLADNGAESAVLLVRGEAQSQELISAVEAIRSASDIPLSVAQ
- a CDS encoding MotA/TolQ/ExbB proton channel family protein, with the translated sequence MINQIIDIIANFLELGGWVVGVLLILSVFALALILMKFVQFARERVGAHGRARKAIELWSQRDYRGAEAAVADDRSLVSETMVTAMRLSVRRAVSKSAIEEEVSRTAVDRLHKLQRGFRAMDAIAQISPLLGLFGTVLGMIEAFQSLQGAGNAVDPSILAGGIWVALLTTAVGLAVAMPVSLLLTWFESRVENERVAVETLTGAFLSSRALGVRDGHETEQHRDFASTVDTRSAAY
- a CDS encoding biopolymer transporter ExbD, encoding MKLPVPKKKAAPENTITLINVVFLMLIFFLVAGSLTPPIDREVSMISTSEAERTAPADTLAIRADGSLWFRGQPTTLETWAAEHASAGSETAEDRPKLLVDRALPAADLIQIASGLRSLGVETVTVMTERAAP